The Mus pahari chromosome 2, PAHARI_EIJ_v1.1, whole genome shotgun sequence genomic interval TGTCTCAGCCCCTTTACTTCCAACTCATCTTTGGTCATGGTTTGGTCACTGGCTGTATTGTGTGACTTTCCTTGGAGAGATATGAATTCTCTCTGAGACTCTGCAGCTTCCAGTCCCCTCCCTCACCAGCACCACCGCCTGAGTTCTTCCTCTTTGAATTGTGTCCTGAAAACTACATCTGTGTGCAAAGGGCTTGGTGTGTTTATGATTTTAGTGtatgattttgttattgttgttttgttgttgttgttgttgtttcatttgacACTGGCCTGGGTATGTACATATGTCTATGTAACTCAGGCTTGCCTGAACTTTCTACACAGCCCAGGTACTCTTCAAATTGTAATCCCACCcgtgcctttcaagtgctgggtaTGTACAGCTACATTTTGCCTGGTTTATTCCCTAACATCTGAAAAAGCGAAGCTTTGTTCCTATTTCTGGATCTCTTGTTATTAAGGTAGAAGGGCAAACCAGTCTCTGATATTCTGTGTTGACTGGAAGCAGTTTCTCAAAACACATGACATTTTTTATGTATTTCCATGttgaaacaaatacatttaacacacacacacacacacacacacacatttatatagtataggtaagtacactgtagctgtcttcagacacaccagaagagggcatcagatcccgttacagatggctgtgagctggttgctgggatttgaactcaggacctctggtagagcattcagtgctcttaaccgctaagccatctctccagccccctaactTATATTTCTTATTCATCTATTGATCGactgattttgattttgtatgtgtgtgcattcatacgCTGTGGACCATGTgaggaggttagaggacaatctTTGGAAGTTGGATTTtcccttctaccatatgggtctcCGGGCTCAAACCCACCAGGCTTGGTGACACGAGTCTGtaccagctgagtcatctcaccaccCCACAGTTCATACTTTCACTCATTTTATAGATAGATTACATGTTAACCTCTTATTAGAACAAAACTATGAAGAAGTAGAACTTCTCGTTCTTAAGACACGTTCTTTATAGATGCAGTAGGTTGTAccaaattatttctaaaagctGCTCGGTAACATTTTCATCCATGTACCACATAAGGACACCTGTTTCCTCACATCATCCCAATGGCATATTATTGAACACAAACCTTTTGAGCTGGGGGTTGGATAGATGGGTGGTGAAGAGCTTATGTGTACTCTTCTTATGGAAGACCTGggcttggctcccagcacccacattgggagAATAATAAACACCTAAAACTCTATCTCCGGGGGACCCAAAACCTGCATGGGCACTGGAACTATTCTTCCTCCAGtaaatacacaaattaaaaataaaataaagcttgaaaataagatgaaaacaaTGTAAAGAAGCGGGTAGCTtggtatttctttattttttcgaGTACTATTGATGCTAAGCATTTGCTGTGTATGCTTCCCTTTTCTCCATTACCTGTATGTGCACATCCTTGGCTCACTTTCCTATGCATTTCTCTTTACTGCTGGCGTGCACATCCTCGGCTCACTTTCCTGTGCATTTCTCTTTACTGCTGGTGTGCACATCCTCGGCTCACTTTCCTATGCATTTCTCTTTATTGCTGGNATCCTCGGCTCACTTTCCTATGCATTTCTCTTTATTGCTGGTGTGCACATCCTCGGCTCACTTTCCTGTGCATTTCTCTTTACTGCTGGTGTGCATATCCTCGGCTCACTTTCCTATGCATTTCTCTTTACTGCTGGTGTGCATATCCTCGGCTCACTTTCCTATGCATTTCTCTTTACTGCTGGTGTGCACATCCTTGGCTCACTTTCCTATGCATTTCTCTTTACTGCTGGTGTGCACATCCTCGGCTCACTTTCCTGTGCATTTCTCTTTACTACTGGCGTGCACATCCTCGGCTCTCTTTCCTGTGCATTTCTCTTTACTGCTGGTGTGCACATCCTCGGCTCACTTTCCTGTGCATTTCTCTTTACTGCTGGTGTGCACATCCTCGGCTCACTTTCCTGTGCATTTCTCTTTACTGCTGGCGTGTACACATTGAGAAAGCTGAGGGGAGCAACACAATAACTAGTCCATCTCTGAATCAActtctatttccaaatttctgccCTGTCTGAATTTcgaccctgacttccctcagtgatgggctgttaCTTTGGAGTGTATGCCAAGTAAACTTGTTCGTCCCTAAGTTGCATTGgtgatggtgtttcatcataCAATAGTAACCCTCATCGGAACAGGCCACTTTACAGGTGCAGGAGTAGAAGCTCATCAAGCAAGCGTTGGAGGCATCTCACACCGTGGTTGATGTAGGATGTCCTAAGGAAATGcatggggaagcagaaacaggttgGCTACTTCAGTTTTGTCTTGCTGACCTTTCAGACTGGGTGGATCTTTGCATGGTTGTGGGAGCTCCCTTCTGCATACCAGCCGTACCTGGCTGCCTCCCATCCTTGGCCTCTGCCTTCAGTAGTAAAATACACTGCCAGACATTGTTAAATGTCCCCAAGGGGAGCCAAATTTTGTTAAGTGCCACTCACTTAAATAACATGAACTGCTATGAATTCTAGGTATCGATTATTAATACCACTAAGGCTGGTTGGGGAGATGCTAATTGTCAACCACGATCAATCATGCACTCCTTTGGGTGTGGTAGCCTCTGTCCTTTTTTAGTTACATCTTCTCTGTAGTCATTGATTACTTCTTGCATGAGTCTCCTCAGCCTGCCAGAGAGGagccctgtgtgctgtgtgccacCCACGCCGGGCCTCAtgtgcagaaaatattttcagcgtTTTGTTGACAACCGTTAAGGGTGGAAAAATAAAGCCTCGCTGATGTCAAATGATTCCCAGATGCAGATGTGGTGGTGGGAGGCTTTCCACATTCATGACACAGGTTCACTAGGCACACATCTGGCACCCCAAGCACAGAGCCCGACAGCCTTATAACTGGCTATGGCTGTTCAGTCATCAAGACCCCTCAGCTCCCATGTCATTCAGGGTTGTCAAAGGTGACATTCACTTTTAAGTTCCAAATGCCAAGGAAGATCTAGCCTTGTTTAGGACATTGTCACTAGCCTGGCCAATTGAGagcttgtattttaaaatagaaataatgaaagtGAATCTCTTCACTTCGATAATAGAACATGGATGCCCTGCCCCTCTTGAGTGTCCCAGCTCCTGGGATCCCTCTGAGAGTCCTCCAACTAGCCTCAGCCTCCCCTCTGGACAGGGGGTTTATCAGAAACTCTGCCTAGCCCCATGTGAAGTTGGGGGCCTTGATGCTGCAGTTGTCACCTTGCCCTCTAAGTGTCCCTGTCAGGTAAACAGTGTAGCATACTCTTGGGCAGCATAAACTGTGTTTAGTGACCGACTGACTGACTGTTTTGTGGTGCcagggatttgaacccagaaccACACACATGTTGACCCAGTGcgttaccactgagccacacccccagcccttcaAAGTTATTTTTCATAAGGCTCATTCAAACCTTCCAGGCTCCCCTGTCACTTGCCCCTCTTCTCTTTGGTCCCCTCAGCCTACCCTCCATCCCTgtgaaagacagagcatcaacaAATCTGGGCTCCTTAAAACCTTGGGGCATCCCTGGGCACCTTATTTTCTGAGGTCCCGTCATTCCCGTGCAGGTATAGGAGGCCTCTCCGAGTAAGGCTATTGGGGAACTTGGCTctgaaaacaaagggaaaaagcaTCCTAAGTGGAGGCTTCCTGTGGCTGTCGCCTCTCTGTGCTCTGTCTGTGTTCTCTGGGTTCTTGCTGTCAGGATAGCTATACTCAGACATCAAGGTGGTGTAGCAGAGCTCAGCCACCCCCTGCTGAGGACACAGAGTCCCATTTAGGGTCGGCGGTAACACAATGTCCCACCATCCCGTTCAATATTCAGCTGGGTGTCCCTTCTGTTGGCCCCGCCTACACAAGCAGCTCCTGGGAAGGTGAGGCAGCAGAGATGCAGCCAGGTGGCATCACCAGAGACAGCCTGGGAGGGAAGGGCCACGGCTCACTGAGGCTGACTGCAGACACCACTGCCATGGGTGACCTGATGCGGGCTACCTGTGTTCTCTGCTTGCTGAGCCTGTGGGGAGTTGTAAGTAGCCAGCTCAGACCTCTGTTCTCTTGGGTGGTGGCGGTCTGTGGTGGGGGAACTCCTGAGTCTGgtggctccctccctccttccctgactAATCTTAGGACCATGTGGGGCTCGAAGATGTCGAAAATACCAGCTCTTCCAGCTGTGATATTTGGGGACTCTTCCTTTCATAGAGCCCGGCTTGGAGAAGCTTCAGAAACCAGCTACTGCTCCCTGGCCTGTGTATAGGGGTATGGGGAGGCCAAGAAAGGAGACTTCCCTGAATGGGCTGCAACTTTCCAGGAGACTTTCTGGGTTGCTGTCAGTAACATCAAGGGCCAAGAGGGGAGGAGTCACAAGACACTAGGTGGGGAGCATACGGGAATGGAGGCTACCTTCTTCTACTGTCTTGCCAGTAGAAGTGACCACCCATCCCAGCACCTCACTGTCCTTCAATCAAGAGGCTGGCATCTTCAGACCATGAAGTGAACTCTGTGACACTTGAGCTTTCATTTGCCTCTGtgtaagaaaagagaaacatgggCTAGATGTGGTGGGCCAGCCTCAGTGGGTACTAGAGGGTTATCATGAGTTTGATGTTAGTCTGAGCTACGTAGAGAATTAGAAGCCAGCAGACCTAGGGCTACCGTGCCTTAGGGAGGGGATAAGGATAAGTGATCTGACCTGTCCAGGGCTGGCATGAGAGTGTCACACAGGTAAGTCCTATGAGTTCCCTATATGGCATAAAAGACTCACATCCTCCTCTGTGTACACAGCACCTTGAAAGCTCCATTTCAGGGAGGGAACCCTACACCAGAGGAGCCATTCAGTAGCTGGGGTAGATAGGGAAAgtcctgagtgtgtgtgcgtgtgtgtgtgcgtgcatgcgtgcgtgcgtgcgtgcgtgcgtgcgtgtgtgtgtgtgtgtgtatgtgtgtgtgtatgtgtgtgtgtgtgagagagagagagagacagagacagagacagagagacagagagacagagagacagagagagacagagacagagacagagagagacagagacagagagagacagagacggagagatgGATATGAATCTTGCAAGGAAGGGAATTCAGTTAAATCTTGAGAGATGTTAGGAGTTCTAGCTCTTTAAAGAAAAGATCAAACACCAAGTCTTAGCCATACATCAGACATACATCTGCCTAGCCTGGAGCACTTGGGCTCCACACAGCCCATGAATCACCcatcagaaacacagagaggtgCAGAAAATCTTCAAGACCATTTCTAGTGGTCCCCAGGCTGTGGGGGGGGATCCAATTTACAATCTTTGTGATCGTCAAGCATGCATGAAGgcagcttcctttcttcccacctaATGATCCACCCAGTTGCCCTGATGCAGGGCCCTCATCATCTACCAAACCTCCATGCACCCTCATACGTCCACCTCCCCTGATctcattgtgtgtatgtctgaacAGTCATCCACTCCACCAGCCATGCAGTCAGTCCTGTCCCCCTCCACTCCAGGACCCTCCTTCCTGTTCATTGTTCCGTTACCTCAGTCAGAGGCTCCTGTCTTCTGACTCTCCCATCCCCTCATATTCTCTCCCATTCACTAGTCTACACATCTGCTCATGTGACTTGTCTGAGACATGTCAGATGTTAAACCCAGGTGGTCTTTCTGGAGTCTCCTGCCCTGGCCTGAGGCAGGACTGCACAGTAAGCACCATAGCTTCTTTCACCCTTTCCCATCACGTCCTCTCTGATTTGGTCCCTGTGCCGTCTTGTGATGACTCTGGACCCGCTCAGATAATCGAGGACTTCTTCCTGCCTGGAGATCCTTGACCATATCTGCTAAGTCCCTTGTGTCAGAAGACACATTTGCTGCTTTAGAGATTGGGACATGGACATCTTTGGAGACCATTGTCTGCCAGGGATGTTTATGCAGAAGCACTTTCAGGGCCCAGAAGTGTATAGAGTAAGGGGtggtggggaaagaggaaaggccTCGTCACAGCGATGGGAGCTCTGGATGGCTTTCTCTAATGTGTCTTAGAATTCACTGCCAAGAGGAGGAAAACTGCATctgtccctcccctcttccccactctctctgcccctccttctttcccttccctccctctcttcttccccctctttcttctgctctccctccttcctcttttctccattcctcctccctcctttctgaaCATCCCCCCTCTAGGCCCCACTCCTCCTTCCTTATGCCCCACTGCTTATCAAACATGCCTTGATACCTGTGGGGCAGACGGGCCTTTCTCAGAATTAGGGCACAAAAATGTACCAGGCTTGGTCACTACAGCTAGAGAGCACGAGGCCTCCAGTGGGCTTGGCTCATTTTGTCACGATTTCCCATAGACACTGGGTCACCTCCACCTAGAATGTGATTTCATCACTCAGCTGAGAGACGATGAGCTTGCGTGTCTTCAGGTGGCAGAGGGGACCAACAACACCTCCCTGGGTATGAAGGGGTGGGGATGTCCCTGATCCTGACATCTCCTCCAGCATTGCCATTCAGCATCACCTCCCTCATAGGTCACCCGTGTCTCTTCCTGCTCCACCTAGGATGCCCTGGGACCTGGGATGGGCTGCTGTGCTGGCCCCCGACAGGCTCTGGCCAGTGggtctctctcccctgccctgaaTTCTTCTCTCACTTCAGCTCAGACACAGGTGAGTGGCCTAGCTACGGCAGGGCCGTGCAGCGCGTGGTTCCTTCTGGTTTGCACATCGCTGGTTTGGTGATGGACTATCCTGGATTTCAATCTTCTAGTGTTACCCTGAAAAATTTAGTCATCGTGAACAACGACTGATAGCACCAACCTGCCAGTGCAGGACTAATAATAACACTGTAGAAAGGGCGGTGGTACCACACTGAGGAAGGTGGggagctcctcctcctccacttcacCTGCTGGCCTTCCTGTCTCTTATGGGGAAGGGGGTGTCACACTCCCTGCCCTTAGGGTGCAGAGGTGCCCTTAGGGTCCATCATTACACTCAACAGAGCTTTCCTGGAGAAGAGAGGCAGACTACACCAGTCCAGAACCCAAGCCATGGGAGAAGAGGACTCTTCTCTTCTTGTGGTTAAGAACTTGTGTACACCTCACAGAGCCTTCCCACCATCTTCTGGGAAAGGGAGGAATTCTATAAGCAGAGACTCTTGTTTGCCTCCAGGGGCTGTGAAGAGGGACTGCACCATCACTGGCTGGTCTGATCCTTTCCCACCATACCCCGTGGCCTGCCCTGTGCCCTTGGAACTGTTAACCGAGGAGGTAAGCCCTTAGGTTACTATCTCAATCGATGGTTGTCATCCCCACTGTAACCATCACGTGGGCATAGTAATTACAGGGGCTGTCCAGCAGATGGCAGGAGAGTGCCTCCTGAAGCTGGTCCATTTACTTAAGGGTGACACCCGGGTGACTTTGCTTtgagggagaagggaagcagagacagactgaAAGCTGAAAGAAAGCCGTAGTCATCCAGCCTTTTCTCTTCTCAGTTTCTGGtgcaggatgggggtggggaggagctttAGTTATTTCAGAGGGAATGAAGATTGCTGCTGTGTTAGACAGGGAGTGCTTGCTTTCTCTGGTCCTCTGGGCTGTGGTATGGGCAAGCAGGTAAAACTCAAGGGTGTAGTCATTACAGAGACCCCTCGCTCTGGGCTGCATACTCTACACTGTGCACAGCTCAAGGCCCATCCACACTCACAATCCCATTTCTCCCTGCCCTCAGCCCTAAGAGCAAAGGCCCTGGTGTACTCACCTTTCAGATGAAGAAACGGGTCAGAGAAGCACAGGGATGGCTTGGGATGAACAGCAGGCCGGAGTTGCAGTACCTGGTCATACTACACCCCTAGCTCCAACTGATTCAAATACTTGGGTCACAAAGAGCCTTTCTCCGCCTGCCTGCGGCTGTCGCTGGTGTCCAGGAGGTTACCTTTAGATGGGGTGACCGTGTTCTCAAGCTGGTAGCTAGCTGGTGTCAATAAACAGGCCCAAATTCCTCTTGTGCTTTCGCCACTCTCCAGAGCCAGGTAGCTCCTGctggctcctccccctcccactgcatCTGGGAGTCTGGCACCTCTGTCTGAGGGGCAGTGCCTACACAAGGCTTTCTGTGGTATCAGTGCCTGGGGAGCTGGTGGCGTTGCAGACCCCTGCTTGATTGCCAAACCTTTCTTCTGCTTCTAtcgcccccccctccccagaaatCTTACTTCTCCACGGTGAAGATCATCTATACCACAGGCCACAGCATCTCCATGGTAGCCCTCTGCGTGGCTATTGCCATCCTGGTTGCCCTCAGGTTTGCCATCCTTGTCATTTGCTCAAGAACCAACACTGGTTCCCTACTATCTGGGGACCAAGTCTGGTTCTTTGCCTGCATAGCCAAGAGGGGCTCAGATCCAGACGAGGGGACCTTTGCTGACTTCttgcctccccccacctctcccacGGGTGGGCCCTATCTTCACACAGCAGGCCTCTGTTCTCTGGCCACACCTTTCCTTATGTGGATCTCCTCCTGTTTGCTCCCAATGTCTTCTTTTCCTTGGTGGTGCGTTTCCCCTGCCAACCCTGGAAGCTCAGCTCTCATCCAGTTCTAAGAATCCTCCTTGACCCCTGCATGACCCTCTTTGGATGGTTGCAACTTTCTGACCATTGTAGTACTTTTTGGTACCATTTTTTCTTGTCAGTatcagggattgaacccagggtcccCAGTACGGCCTCCACCACCAAGCCCACCCTCAGCTCTTACTGCTGGGTGTAATGGCTTTCCAGCCTTCAAAGATTGAGTTCCCCCATGGGACTATGCCTCAGAGGGTAGTTCTCTGAGCCTAAGGGAGCCTTAGGCTCTTGCTGGACTGTGGTTGCCTCTGCACCCACAGTTACAAAACTGTCTGAAAGTGGGGATATAAGAAACCCCTGCTCCTTACCTGTACTTAGGCCAGGAAAAATGCTGGCCAGCTGACCTTCAGGGTCAAACTGACACATTCTTCTCACTTTCTACCCCGTTCATTGGGTCTCATTTGATTTGATGTGGCTTTGGCCACTCTGCCTTGCTTCACTTCTGTGCAGCTTCCCAGCCATGCGAGCCTTGGTCTAAGCCCTGGGAAGGTCTTCTGCAGTCAGGCCTCTATGTTCCTCTCTCCTACCCCTTCCAGGAGGCTCCATTGCCCCAGGAACTACATCCACACACAGCTGTTTGCCACCTTCATCCTCAAGGCCAGTGCCCTGTTCCTGAAGGATGCTGCCATCTTCCAGGGGGACAGCACGGACCACTGCAGCATGTCCACTGTAAAGACTGTGGCTGGAGGGAGTtggggcagggggaagagggcagaggacaggCCTGAGTGTGCCTGACCTGTTGCTACACAGGCTGAGGTTGTATTCATGGCCAGTGACCAGGGAAGGAAGCCTCAAGCTCTCCCCACATATTCATAGATCACAGTGTCCATATGAGCAGCTCCCTTTGCTAGGGGCACCCCACACCATCATTCCTCTTTCATCGATGTTCCCATTTCAACTTGGTCACAGCAGCTCCGGTGCCAGCCAGCCATGTCATTGCCTTTAATGCTTATACAAGGACATGGGTGGGGCTTGGTCCTTCCTTCCAGAAGCACCTAGGGGACAGGAAGCACCCAGACCTGGGGACTGCTGGGTAGGAAAAGCAGAGAATTAAGAGAATGAAAGGGCTTCAGGGAGGAGGTGGCCTTGGAGCTGCATGGGACCAAGAGCAGTGAGATGGGGAGGAAGCTTCTAATGAGAGGAGAGT includes:
- the Ghrhr gene encoding growth hormone-releasing hormone receptor isoform X1; amino-acid sequence: MQPGGITRDSLGGKGHGSLRLTADTTAMGDLMRATCVLCLLSLWGVTLGHLHLECDFITQLRDDELACLQVAEGTNNTSLGCPGTWDGLLCWPPTGSGQWVSLPCPEFFSHFSSDTGAVKRDCTITGWSDPFPPYPVACPVPLELLTEEKSYFSTVKIIYTTGHSISMVALCVAIAILVALRRLHCPRNYIHTQLFATFILKASALFLKDAAIFQGDSTDHCSMSTVQCKVSVTISHLATMTNFSWLLAEAVYLSCLLASTSPRSKPAFWWLVLAGWGLPVLCTGTWVGCKLAFEDTECWDLDDSSPCWWIIKGPIVLSVGVNFGLFLNIICILLRKLEPAQGGLHTRAQYWRLSKSTLLLIPLFGIHYIIFNFLPDSAGLDIRVPLELGLGSFQGFIVAVLYCFLNQEVRTEISRKWYGHDPELLPARRTCTEWTTPPRSRVKVLTSEC
- the Ghrhr gene encoding growth hormone-releasing hormone receptor isoform X2; translated protein: MGDLMRATCVLCLLSLWGVTLGHLHLECDFITQLRDDELACLQVAEGTNNTSLGCPGTWDGLLCWPPTGSGQWVSLPCPEFFSHFSSDTGAVKRDCTITGWSDPFPPYPVACPVPLELLTEEKSYFSTVKIIYTTGHSISMVALCVAIAILVALRRLHCPRNYIHTQLFATFILKASALFLKDAAIFQGDSTDHCSMSTVQCKVSVTISHLATMTNFSWLLAEAVYLSCLLASTSPRSKPAFWWLVLAGWGLPVLCTGTWVGCKLAFEDTECWDLDDSSPCWWIIKGPIVLSVGVNFGLFLNIICILLRKLEPAQGGLHTRAQYWYHSCGFPSQHFSLYRCLEFITSSLTSCPTVLALTSVYPWSWGWGPFRASLLLSSTAFSIKR